The Tenrec ecaudatus isolate mTenEca1 chromosome 12, mTenEca1.hap1, whole genome shotgun sequence genomic interval GGAGCAACCTGGggaaaaacctttctgtatcccacaccattgagtcagttctgactcatagtgaccctgtttgatatctctcgtgggagaaatacctCGGACCTTGGCTTCACCCCAGGAAGAATTCACTCCAAATCCTGGAGTGTGACCCAAGGGAGTTTTATGAAAGTTTCAGACACCCTCAGAGCCCTTCGctaccacccccaccacacccagcACACACAGCCTGCCACAAAGGGACCCCAGAAGTCCAGCTCTGGTTCACGCCCTTTCAGCTCCACCTCTGGGAGGCGTGGTCACCAatcctggtcgaccccattggctgaattgacttcacctggcccagatgggccaatccaggtgtaacatccACCTAGGTGTACCGCCCCTTCCTGTCTGGAagcttgaacctctgagcatgcgcaatgGACACCCAAGTCCCCATGTGAGCCACCTAACAACCaatcctctgtacaacagaacgaaaggcTGCACAGGCCTGGTCCAGCCTCACAAGTGTTGTTCTGCTTGGAccctttgttgtagccactgtgtccatccatctggtccagggtcttcctctttttcgctgaccctatACCCAACATGACGCATCGCCAGGTGGTCACGAGAGCATGTCGGGAGCCAGAGTGATGGGGTGAAATTGCAGCTCTGCATACCTAGCTACATGGCCTTCCAGAACTCTCCTATTTCTCTAGACTTCTACTTCCTCTTCTACAGACTCTACATGATACATTGTGATATACATTTAGTTGATTCATGACTACATTTAGAGTTTATAGAGTAACCCTTCATATAGTGACCCCTCAGTACACTAGGGTGAATAGTGCTGGGTGCATCTGCTGTGCCCTCTGCCATGTAATCCCTTTATTCTGGCCTCTGTCTTCCTACTGTGAGCTCCTCAGGGGTTGACGAGACCCCGAGACCCCAATGGGTCATCTGTGTACTCCATGGTCCAGATCCCTCTGTGGGGATCATGCTGCGCAGGCCCTCCAGTGTCTAGGTGAGTGgggctgtgtgtgcgtgtgtgtctctCAAGTGTGCTCCCATGGGAGAGTGAGGGTgtgcaagtgtgtatgtgtgcgtgtttcCGCCAATGGGCCTGGTGGAGTGAGGCGAAGGAGGCCGCGTTTGAATGTCAGGTGACAATTTAGCGTGGTGACTGGGTGAAACACATCTAAGATAGAGGTGTGTGCCTGGGTAGGTGTGCACCTAAGCCCTAGagaccgccgcccccccccccctcacacacacacctccacaaAAAGAAGGGCCTGGACATCTGATCCGGTCAGCCTCCCTCTCTTATCTCCTGGTCCTATAGCCAGACCCTGCCCCAGGTCGGTGCCTGAGCCTCCTCTCCCCCCGCGGGAGGATCACAGGATTGCTTCCCACGCCCGGCTGCTTCAGTTCCAGGGCCCAGACAGTGCCAATAAGCTGCCTCCCCCTCTTCTTGGCCGACTGGACTAGGCCTCCTAGGTTGAGAGTTGAGCTCAGGGCCAAGGAATCTTGCCTGGGagtcggggtgggtgggggtgggggtctgggCCCTGATTGGCTGGGCCCGAGCCACGCCTCTACCCctgtcccccccatccccccttcTGAAGGGGGGAGTGGAGGGAACCGGGATCAGCCAAGGGCCAGCATGAGCCGGAGGGAGGGAAGTCTGGGTAAGGGGCTGATCCTGGGTCACTGAGGGGCGCAGGGGTCAGCAGGGGGCGAGCCAGGGTCAGGGTCGCCGCCACCTGGGGCCTGGGGGGGTGCGGCCTGGGCGCGGGAGCGTACCCCGGTGTCGGTTAACGAGCGAGCGCGGAGCCGGCTCCTGGGTGCACCGGCGGCCTGGGGCTGTACtttccaggactggggctcggcTGCCGCCCACCTGGTGGGAGTCCACCTGGGGGAGTCCTGGAGTCGGGGGGCAAGAGCCTAGACGCCTGGTGCCCCTCCGAGTCTTGGGGCATAATCAGAGCTTGGGGCCGGAAGGACGAGTAGAGTTGGGGAAAGAAAGCCTTTGGGTCACAGGAGACAGGGCGTGACAACTGGAGACGCGAGTCACCCCAGCCGAAGCCGCCGGTACCAGCCCCGGGAACCTCCGGCGGGAGGTGCGCTGCCCGGACTACATCCCCCAAGGTGCATGCGGAGGCGCAGTGCATCTCGGGAAATGTAGTCCTCCGGGAGGCCCCCGCCTGTGGCTTGGGTCCCTTAGGACTGGGGGCTGGTCCGTTCATGCCTCCACAAGGCTCATCTCAGTGCCTGGCATgagagaaaaagggggaaaaaaggaggcatCAGAAAGCGAATGGGATTGAGGTCTCTGGATCTGAGAAATGAAGGAGCTGTTTCCTTATAGCGCACTGATAATTGCTATTGGTCTCCTTGGAAGGCCCTTTCCCGCTTTTTATTGAGGGAGCCACGATGGCCCTGTGGGTTACgcgttgaactgctaaccgtCGACCGGTCGGAACCTACCAgcccctgagagagagagagagagagagagagagagagagagagagagagagagagagagagagagaccagttctactctgccctctgccctcttagggtcactatgagtctgaatctacttgatggcactgagtttgtgcTTCGATGATGTTGAATTTCACCCAAGGTCACTGAAGTGCAGCAATAGATTTGCCAGCCTACCCTCTCAGGGATCCAGGCTGAGGCCCTGGTAGCCTTTAagcgttgaactgctaaccccagggtcggtggttcaaactcaccaggcactctgcaggagggaaaaggaggctATCTGGTTCCCatgcagatttacagcctctgaaaccgtaTGTAGAGTCAGTATGAGCCCGCATCGACTGGATgaccgtgggtttggtttgactGGGGACCCTGAAAAGTGCTACCTTGGAGCAAATGGCTTTATGTTGAAGGAAGAAAGACATTTGAGAGGCAGGTGACTCTGGAGGCCACATCTGGGAGGCGATATTTGAATGTGGCCTTCATACCATTTCAATAGGTATTTGGGCACAGGGAACACATTCCAGGTAAAGCAGATGCTTGGGAAGGTCAAGGGCTTCCCGATGGACCCCGCCTGGCTTAAACATGGATACGTTCAGAGCAGAGCTGCCAGGTTCAGGAGAAGCCAGCCTCCAAGTGgctagggaatgtggggtgggctACCCTTACTCCTCCCACTTTCCCACCAGAAGACCCTCAAGCTGACTCCTCAATCTCACTCATTCCCCCCCTGGAGGCCAAGATCCGCCAGACTCACAGCCTTGCCCGCCTCCTCACCAAATACGCTGAGCAGCTGCTCCAGGAATATGTGAGTAGGGGGAGaggggggtttgggggtgggtcCCTGACACTTTGGGGGTCATGGGGAAGCACAGATCATAGGAGTCCTAGACCACCCATTTTCTCAACTCAGTTTCCCAGTTCTCTGCAGACGCCCCTGGCCACATGGCCAATTGGAGGAAGTTCCTATCTGGGTCCCACATGCCCCTCTGTCCTCCTCCCTGTGGACACCCTCTCTCCAGAGCTGTCTGAGAGAGTGCCCAGAACTCTGGGTGGAGAGTCCGAAAGGCCTGGGCTTTGAACGGGTTCCACCCAGTTCAATCATAGTCAACCAAGCAAAACTAGAACTGACCCAAATTTATCAAATGCGGGAGAACTGGAACAATAACCGGAAGTGCAGGGGGAAATGACACATCAACACCCTGCTAGAAACTGAATCTCCCCCCTAGAaaacaatgagtcagcattgactcgatggtgcgTAGTTGAGAGTCTAAAAAACTGGTACACTGTACGTGTTGCCTTGACCAAAGGAGACAGAAACCACGCTGTGCGGCTCCTAGAGGGTACCCAACCCACCCCACTCTGAATGTGTGTCGCTCTCcaccaacaaacaaaaccaaactccggGCCATCCTGTCActgctgactcaacagcaaccctaaaggacagcgtggaactggccctgtgggtttctgagactgtacctctttacaggagtagacagccccgtctTTTCCCCCTGGGGCGGCTGGTGCTTTCaaggtgctgaccttgtggttagcagcccaacatgcgacCAGTGCTAACAACCCATTCTCCTGCATCCGGCTCCAGAGAGGGCTCACTCTGCCTCTTCTGAGTCTCCTATTCGAGAGAATTCACTCATCATTTACCCCGTTTATCACTCGATTTCACATACCCTTCCAAATGTGGGGTCTGGTCTGATATTGCATCATTAGTTAGAACAGAATGGAACTGGTCCCAAGCCCCGAGGCAGACTGAACCCTAGGCTCTATGCAAGTGGGCTTCAAAGAGCCCCTGGGGAAAAAGTTCTCTCCATAAGTGTGATCTCATCGCCTCAAGTCCATGGGCCTTGGTCTCCCCGAGCAAAGGAGGCCGTTGAGTTTTCAACCTGGGGCACAAATTCCATCTCAAGAGGGGGTTTTGACAGATGAGAGGGATGTACTGACATCTTTGGTTGGGCAGAAGGAAAGAGGTTCACCTAAAACTTCCCTGGTGGAGGGGGGAAAGTATGGCTGGGAGTCAGACAGAACGTGACCTACCACTTTGCTTGAGAATTGGGCAGTGAGGATCAGAGTCAACTGATCATGCAAAAGTTATGGCTAGTGATAACGAGAGAGGCGCTGGCCTTATAGTAAGCCCCGCCCCCAGTTTTGATGCCTTTTCCAGCCCTGTCACAAGCTCTCTTACCTGGTCAGCCCAGGGTCCTCATTTACAGCACCATCAATGCCACCAGCAGGCTCACCGGTCCCActccctcttgggaagatccgGAGAAAtccctttaaagcagtggttctcaacctgtgagtcgcgacccctggGGAGGCCgatcgaccctttcacaagggtcgcctgatacatcctgtatatcggacatttacatgacagttcatcacaggagcaaaatgacagtgatgaaggagccacGGGAAatcatttcatggttggggggtcaccaccacatgaggagctctaGTAaaaggtcgcggcatgaggaaggttgagaatcgctggttTAAAGCAACAAGCGCACTGCCTGACCCACAGACCGGAAGTTAGGAAACTGAAAAAACTAAAAAAAccctcaatgccaactcacagcgaccctataggatggggtccaactgcccccgtgagtttctttctttcttttttttttctttttccctgtgagtttctgagacaaattCTTTACCGGAGTGgaaagcatctttctcccacggggcccCGGTGGTGTCAACTGCccaccttgtagtcagcagcccagcacgttGCAAATCACCTTCACGTGTGTCTTTCAAGAGCCCCTTCCTTCCTCTGAGGGTTGGTCACTGAGCCACCCATGACTCCCGGTCGTGCTctggggtagggaggggaggggagaagaatAAACCAGCCCCTGGTGATCTCATCCATCTCCATCGGGTTCTAAGGATCCCTCTGCCGGGAAGACAGGGCAGGGGCAGTTGCCCATCTTCCAGATAAGAGGACTGTGGCTCGGAGAAGGGAGATGGTTTTCATCCCTAAAGGACACCAAAGGGCACCGTTAGTTAAGTGATGAAGAGCCTCCACCAGATGGCCTGGAACATGAAGGGCAGGCTCTGGGGAGGGGGGCGCGTTTTGTTTCATCCTGGTCCCTATGAGCCTGTACCCCAGCAACAAGAGGTagggctgcaccctggtctggaaAGCTCACGGCGGTGTATTGCATCTCCTGCGGGCCGGCCCGTTTTCAGCACCTGGCTTGCTCATCAAGTGCCCTCTGGATGGATACCCTGTCATCCGTTTGAACAGCGCATCGGGCACGCGCGTCCTAAAGCTGACCCTGGCCCTTATGGCTTCTTATCCCCTCAAACACAGCCGCCCCGAAGGAGGGGAGTGATGCTGaggtcccccccctccccgcggCCCCCCGAGGTCGGAGGGCTCCGTCAAGCGCAGGCGGAGCTCCGCCCGGGGCGCCCGCTGACCGGCCGGCGCGTGTCTCGTGTCCGCAGGTGCTGCACCAGGGAGAGCCCTTCGGGCGGCCGGGCTTCTCGCCGCCGCGGCTGCCGGTGGCCGGCCTGAGCGCCCCGGCGCCGGGCCACACGGGGCTGCCGCTGCCCGAGCGGCTACGGCTGGACGCGGCGGCACTGGACGCGCTGCCGCCGCTGCTGGACGCCGTGCGCCGCGGGCAGGCCGAGCTGAACCCGCGCGCGCCGCGCTTGCTGCGCCGCCTGGAAGACTCGGCGCGCCAGGCGCGCGCGCTCGGGGCCGCGCTGGAGGCCGTGCTGGCTGCGCTCGGGGGCCCGGAGCGCGCGCCCCGGCCCCACGCGCCCCCCGCGGCCGCCGCGCCCCACGGCGCCTTCCCGGCCAAGCTGCAGGGGCTGCGCGTGTGCGGCCTCTACCGCGAGTGGGTGAGCCGCACGGAGGGCGACCTGGCCCAGCTGGTGCCCGGGGGCCCGGCCTGAGCTCGGGGTGCGGGGCGCAGCGGGCTCGGGACCTGGGTTCCTCCCCTCTCCACGCCCGCATGCGTTGGCACAGGCTGGTTCTCATGTTCTGGGGGGGACTTACTGGTGTGCCACTTGCTCTGTGCCTGTCACTTTCTCCATCTTGGTCTCGCTGGGTCCACCCCTTTGCCCTCTCGTGGTGCCCCCCTGGCCCCGTGTCACTGTGTCTCAGCGTtatggggggctgggggagggacgCAAATTGCAAATCACTTTCCCTTGTACTTTTCATTTGGCTCTCTGTCGTGCCCCCCGCCAGGGCAGTGCCTGCTGGCCCTGTGGTGGCAGGGCTTCTGGGGACCAATTTCAGCCACTGTCTGTCCCCAGGCCCACCTTGCCTGCTGCTCCCACTCTTCCCATCCCATCCCGCCCCGCCCACTCCTCCCCTTTGAAGGTTCTGTCCCACCTTCACCACCTCCCTCTGCCCCATCCCTGTACCCTCCCCCCTCATCTCACCCTGAGGTGGAGAGAAAAGTCTCACCTGAAAAACAGGGTTTTATTTctgagaataaattaatttttgtaaaatgtttcaaaataaaaatttaaaaagaaaaccaaagttacCTGTACATACAGTTGTTGAAAATGGGGGAACAGTTTTGAGGGAAATAGGATCTTTAGAGTGTAGCCTGGTCCCCGAAACATACCcaagaaaccaaaaccaaactcattgacatCACGTCGATTCCGAGCCatcgtgaccccacaggacaggcttgtcactttccaagactggaacgctttacgggagtagaaagccctgtctttctccccaagagactggtagttttcaactactgacctcggggatcacagtccaacacataaccgtcATTCCCCAAAGGGCCCAGCATCAATAGGAattgcaggggagccccaggaccaGGGACACTAACCACCAGTCCAGAATAACAATTGAATGTGTCCTGAGCAGACAGTATGATATAGAATCCTTAGAACTTCCAAATCTGGAATTCTGTTGATCAGAAAATTACGGTCCTGGAGACAGGATGTTGGAGCGGGGAGCACAGGCAGAGAGGTAGATTAAGCAGACTGCCACTGGgccgtttctgactcacagcgaccctccagcacaggggagaactgccctttgggtttccaagcctgtcactTTGTACAAGATTAGAAAGTCGCATCTTTCTCCGGtggggcagttggtggtttcgaacgactgaccttgcagttggcagtcccgTGCATAACCAGCTACGTCACTGGGGCTCCTCTGAGAGGTAGattactcactgccacggagtcagtgccgactcagagggaccctataggacaaggccctgtgagtttccaagactgttaactcctcaagcctcctctttctcctgaggcgtggctggtggttttgaactgctggctggccttgaggattgcagcccagtgcctagccactgcaccaccagggctcccagagagGTAGACTAGGCGGTGGGGTGGGAATCAGCTCCTCCCTAGGAAGAACAGCAGCCCATCTGCTCAGAAAGGCCGGGTCTTCATACAGGAAGTGAGGTAGGCAGAGACAGGAAGGTAGACCCTAGGAGAGATGtgtcaggaaaagccaggaaggaaACCACCTGTCCTTGCCCTGCAGAGTGGAAAGCAAGCCCTCTTAGACTTCCCACCTAGGAAGTTTGCAGCCAGTACCCTTGGGTTTATAATCTGGAAATGGTAGTGCTGAACTGGAAGGGAGGCCACAGGAGCTAGGCAGGAAGGTCCAGGAAACAGGGAATTGAGGCTTGGTTTCCAGAAAGTATTCCCAAAGATATGGCGTGTATGTCCCATCAGCTCCATAAGCTCCATGTTCCTCCTTAGCTGACAAGCCAAGCTGACTCCAGTCCGTTGTGAATGGCGTCTTGTTGCCACCTCTGACATGAAGCCGCCCCCATCTACGCCGGGTATTTGGCCTTGAGCAGAGCCAGGTCCCTCACGGCTCTGTCTGTCCAGTGACCATATTCCCGGGTCACGACGTAGCCCCGACACTTCCTCTCAAAGGCCGAGGCCCCAAATGGGACGAGTCCGAGCGTGTCCTCTTCCGGGGGAATAGGCAGCCCCAAGGCAGTCATGATGGCAGCCATATTACCCAGAAGGCCCTGGGCCCTGAGCCTTGCAGCCCCAAGCTGGGCCAGCAGAATGGGACTGCCGGGGTTCAGGTCGATCTGGTCGTCCCCCACCAGCTGGAGGTGCTGAGTCAAGGCCAGGAAGGCCTCCTGGGCTTGGACCAGCCGCTCTGCGTCTTCCAGGGCATGCCAAGTCTTAAAGGAGACGGCGGCCGGAGGCAGACTGCTGAGCTGGAGCTCTGGAGCCGAGAAGCCTGGGTCACTGAAAGGGCTGCCCTGGTACTGGAGCTGtgtgagggagagagacaggcgGGCGTGAGGGGATGGAGAGGTGCCCCCGGTTCTCTGTCTTCGCCTTTGCCCTCCCAGATGTTCAGGGTGTTGCCACTCTCCGCCCCTCAGGTCGTCTCCAGCCTGCGCCCTGTGGGCCCAGTCCTGCCTCTTTCATGATGCGCTGGGGTCCCCACTTGGAATCTCACATTTCTGAACCATTCCCATGAAGCCTAGTGGCTGTAAGGAGCCCCAGGGCATCACCAtgcagtgctcagctgctgactgacGGGAAAGGTGCCTCCTGGCCACTTCATCGGGCAGGGTCGCATTGGCCCTCTGGGATTCCGAGGCTGGAACTCTTCCAGAGGGGaacaggaagccctgtctttctccagaggatcgaCCAGTGGCTTCCAACCACAGGCCTTGTGGTTCGTCAGCCCCACGCCTAACCACTGTGTCACAAGGGCTCCGGTTTAAGCACACCCAAGCTGGAGGAAGACATTGGCGGCCTGCTCCCGCGAAGACTGCAGCCCGGGACACCCGGGTCAGGCCTCACTCAGAGTCCACATGGACTCCCCAGCCCCCAGCAGTGATCATGAAGACTCCAGGAGGTTAGGTGGGAGGGGGTTTCAAAAGAGCTTGGGAAAACGGAATTGCACAACAATGGGAttatccccacacacacacacacacacacacaaagtttttGAAGTACCCGGTGTCAATCATAAACTATAAAGGGCTGAGGCCGGCCTTGGCAGGGGGGGAAGGCAGCACTCGTTTTTAATGAGATAGTTCTATTAATATCAATGGGCACGATCATGTTATTTATGGCACATTTTTCAATCCAAGTTTATTATTGACTGTATCATTCCAGCatgattacttttaaaaaaaattgacagTACTTCATTGTTTGTTCGTTTCACGATCCAAAGGTAAAACTAAAACAGAAACTGAGGCCCCCGCTTGCTTTCATCTTAATTctgtctcacagcaaccctgtaggacagagagcgGCCCCAGAAGCCCCCACGGAGGAGCGCTGAGCTTTCCATTAGCAGTTCCACAGGGCCCCCTTCACAACTGTTTATAACCATTCATAAAGGATGGTTAGCATGATTGAGTTTGTTCCAGAGCCTTCTCCATCCAACACACATGGATCCCCAGGCTCGTGCAGACTAATTGGCCCCTTCACTGATGGGTCACCCGGTCCCAACCCTGCATCGGACACATGGAAGGACCTTGCCAAGACCCTCTGGGACACAGTGGCCGTTGTGGGGCTGGACCCTCAGCGGAATGACGTCATGTACACCTATAATAGAGTCCAGTGGACGAGTCACCCACTGCAGGCCGCCTGGGGCCAGACAGATCGTGGAACTGGGGGAAGAAGCAGGATTTAGGTAACGTGGAGAGGGGAGGGCATAGGAGCCAACAGGTTCCCTGTGCCTGGTGTAGATAGACATTCATAATCAAGCTAAAGTACAAAGATCTGTGGGTCAGACACAGCCAGTAGGATACCAATTTTACTTCCGAAGAGTGTcatggtgggggtaggggtgggggtgaaggaatGTGTGTACAGACGGCAGTGTCCCACAGACCTGATTTCAAATTCATGGCACGGCCATTTGTTAGCTGTGAACCCGTGGATGCCATATTTACCCTGAGACTCAGTGTTCACAGCTATAAAATGGGACCATAATTCCACTTCTTGGGGGAAAgtagagggagaagggagagaaatggggaacctatcacaatggtcAACTtatctcttccccaccccaccagtggggggggaccaacaacagaaacatggttgaagggagacggcggaaggtgtaagacatgaaaataaccatttataatttaccaggggtcacgaaggagggggagggaaggaaaaaagaggagctgataccaagggttcaagcagaaagaaaatgttttggaaacgatggTGGCAacctatgtctgatacaattaatgtgtggattgttctacgagctgtaagagcccccagtgaaatgatttattaaaataataatagaatGTTTAGCTTAATGGAAAAAACACTTCCGCTTCTCAACTCTTTGAGGAGCCAGTCAAACAAGGAACTACCTCGCTCAGCGTGGCACGAGGCTCAGGTAAACAGGCAGCAGCCGGTAAACAGCCGGTGGGAACCACTCTGCAACGCCCCTGTTAGAGCTCTGCCAATCCCTGCCTCCCTGCGGGCTCCCCAAACACCCCAGCCCTCCTGAGAGCGCGGCAAGGGTGGGCTCGCTATCCCACTTTGCGGCTGACaaagctgaggcccagagaggagaGGCGGTTTCCCCCAAGTCACACAGCCATCAGCGACGGCCTGGCTGCAGGTGTGACTCTAGGTAATAAAGTCCCTGTCCTCTTGGATTCTCAGGGGACCCTTCTCCTGCGCTTGCTTACTGTGCTTTCTCTACCCAGGGCTAGGCCAAGGGGGCAGtgcccgcccccccctcccccaccctgcacaGGCCCAGAGTCACTCACGTAAGTCTGCAGCAGTGTCGACGTGTTCTTCTGCATGTACAGGGCCAGACTGTACGCTTGCTTGATGGGCTCAGCGGGGGAGATAGGAGCCGCTGGGCAGAAGGGTGGCATCAGAAGGGTCATCAGGCAGAGGGGAGCTGGCAGAGAAAACCAGAGATCAGCACCAAGTGCCTGATCCTGCCTGCAtgcccattcatccatccatccatccatccatccatccatccatccatccatccatccatccatcttaaCAGCTCCTCAAAGAAGTACAGTGGTGTGGCCGACAATGAACTTGGGTGTCCAAGTCAAGCCTTTGTCCCCCTACTGGTGAGATGATTTCTAGACCAGCATGCTCCCCTGAACTCCAGGTCCCTGGATTCAGCTTCCTGCTTGATCTTTACGCGTCATGATCAAGAAGCATTTCAAATTCAGCCCATCTAATATTTCCCTCTGCATTTCCCCATCTCCCGACTGcccactccctccccaacctGCCTGAGGTCACATCAAAGCCATTGGCATTAGGATCCCATGGGCAAAACAGTGAAGcatccaaagaacatggaaaggtGATACGGGGTCccggtaccaaaaagaattggtcggcACGCGACGATTTCAGGAGGCAGGATCCAGTCAAGACTTggttggtactgaaggaagaaactcaAGCTGTCCTGATGGCGTGGCTGGGAACGGGCGCCAGCCGTTGTCAGAAAAACCCACGGAAATGTTCCAGCAACTGGATGCAGCCCTAGAGGTGCTCACCCAGCTAGGCCAAgacgtttggaagacagcttactGTCTAGGTTTTTGCAGAAGATCATTCAAACGCGGCTGCGGCCAAGCGTCCACGGGGCGCTGCTAGAAACCCACGCTGCATTGAGAAGAGGGCTCAGAAGGAGGCCCATCATTGATGACGCCAGAGCACCCTCAGcgggaagcagagaacaccagaaacgtGTGTTTCGTGGCCTCTCcggaagcatttgactgtgtggatcctggGAAATGATGGGTTCCATTGGGAAGAGCGGCTGTATCAGAACACTTCACTGGGAAGATGCCAAGCCCGGACATAGACCCAGAGGCGGCTGTTTGATCAGAACAGGGGGATACCCTTGTGGTATAAAACCAGGGAAGGGaaaacccacctggaagaagcacaacagtctgtgtggtcacgaggtgtcgatgggatcagggatcaggcatccaagaacgagaaaatcatatcattgcgaatgagggggagtgcagattgcggacccaaagcccatctgtaggtaactagacatcctcttacagaagggttgagggaagttgacaagccagttaggatagagtgtagcaacgatgaaacatacaactttcctctagttctctcccCCCTATTACAATAataccagttctaccttacaattccagctagaccagaggatgttcactggtgcagatacgagctggaaacacagggaatccagggcagatgatccctcaggaccagtggtgagggtggcgataccgggagggtgaggtggaaaggggaaactgattataaggatctacatataaccccctccctgggggacggacaacataaaagtgggtgaagggagacatcggacagtgtaagacatgacaaaataataataatttatacattatcaagggttcatgagggaggggaaaaatgagctgatatcaagggctcaagtagaatacaatgttttggaaatgatgatggcagccaatgtacaaatgtgcttgacaccatgatggatgaattgtgataaaagctgtagaacccccaataaaatgatttaaaataaaaagaacaacagcagcaacaacgaaGCATTTAAGGACATACTGCCTTCAGCaaatctgacacacacacacacacacacacacccttaaaaAGGTGTCCCTCTGAGGACTAAACGCTATGGGTGTGGAA includes:
- the CTF1 gene encoding cardiotrophin-1 isoform X2; the encoded protein is MSRREGSLDPQADSSISLIPPLEAKIRQTHSLARLLTKYAEQLLQEYVLHQGEPFGRPGFSPPRLPVAGLSAPAPGHTGLPLPERLRLDAAALDALPPLLDAVRRGQAELNPRAPRLLRRLEDSARQARALGAALEAVLAALGGPERAPRPHAPPAAAAPHGAFPAKLQGLRVCGLYREWVSRTEGDLAQLVPGGPA
- the LOC142422920 gene encoding cardiotrophin-2 codes for the protein MNGSPSCPETHLTRVPGAISPFSAAPGGSAAIGGGGAGRRGAWNAQNAGVHGPPRALGPSLRRRPGRRRVELGGAGGEALPRAAARPFQGEVLLRGAQSLSPPRPAGAPRSQVHCLIATPLCLMTLLMPPFCPAAPISPAEPIKQAYSLALYMQKNTSTLLQTYLQYQGSPFSDPGFSAPELQLSSLPPAAVSFKTWHALEDAERLVQAQEAFLALTQHLQLVGDDQIDLNPGSPILLAQLGAARLRAQGLLGNMAAIMTALGLPIPPEEDTLGLVPFGASAFERKCRGYVVTREYGHWTDRAVRDLALLKAKYPA
- the CTF1 gene encoding cardiotrophin-1 isoform X1, encoding MSRREGSLEDPQADSSISLIPPLEAKIRQTHSLARLLTKYAEQLLQEYVLHQGEPFGRPGFSPPRLPVAGLSAPAPGHTGLPLPERLRLDAAALDALPPLLDAVRRGQAELNPRAPRLLRRLEDSARQARALGAALEAVLAALGGPERAPRPHAPPAAAAPHGAFPAKLQGLRVCGLYREWVSRTEGDLAQLVPGGPA